The stretch of DNA gTGTAACTCTGTCTGAACTCCAAGAATGAACTGAATGGATGTGAAGCTTCAATGTCGGACACTTCAATGCCGCATAGAAAGTgtattaaagaaattaataagaagtcaGGTTCGAGTCATCATCATCGATGGCTGGTTGGATTGCTGGATCTTTGGATTGCTGGGCAGGCAGCAACACCGGATGTGGCCTTTGTTCAATTGACAAGTGAAAGAGGCTCGACAAATAAGCGGACAGACGGCGGAATACAGCATTCCGCCCCAAGGGTTGGAAATATTCAAATGCGAGCAAGTTTAAATCCCGTTTGTCAACAGATCTGTCGGGCCGGGGAAaaggaataaatataaaataaatgttgattGCATTTAGGCGGCACAGGAACCCTTGGGACTGTGGACTGCTCTTATTGCCGCTGCTAACTGCTCACGCCTGTccaaatatttacacaatttacGGCATTCAATTTGAATTGACACAATTATTGAGAATGCTCCGCAAGAGAACGTTGCAATTTTCCGCCTGATTTTGTCGCTCTATTGACTCTGCATTACCTGCAGGTTCATTGATTTCTCCTCCGTCTAGCTGGTTTTTTGGCCTTTAAGCCATATTTAAAGCGGGCATCTTTTGTTGGTCTAGCGGATCGTGTTACTGCTGCTCTGGCATTCTTTGCAGCCTGAATGGGTTTCAGTTCGATTCGCTGCGATTCCATTCGATTCGAATCGGAATCCCCATCTTCTGACATGAGCCGATTAAGGAACATTTCAATGCATCTCGGGTTACTCCGCACAGCCAGCCCTTTCGGCCGGGCCCTCTACCATGTCCAAGCGGGTAATTACATACGTGTCATTTCGGTTAGGTTAGGTGCCACAGGGTATCCGATTTCAGTAAACCCTTTGCCCCTGTCCTTGTCCCTGTCCCTGTCCCTGTCCTTCTCCGTAGACCGTAAGCCGTAAACCCTACCATCTCGCTGCCAAGTCAATTGTGTGGAAAATTTATATCATATTCGTGGATCCAAGTTTTCGGTTTCTGGCTTTCTGGGCTCAAGCCGAGCGTGCCAAGCCCCAGCAAGTCGCTCCAGTCGTGCGTGAAAGTGGCCTTGAGTCGCCCGTGCCAAAAATCTGGCTACCAGAAGCTATCGCAAGGACTTCAGTACAGTGCAGGGTTAGGGTTTCACTTGAAATAAATGGGTAACCCTTTTAAAAAGAAAGTAGTTTctccaaaatatatttataatagctTTAAAAGCTACTTTAGCTctcaattaaaagttttactCTACATCTACCACACCCTGTATATTTCAGATTATTTAAACGGTTCCAATTGCCTATATCAAATAACCATAGCcctgaaaaaaatcaaatacctTTCTAAATGGAAATGCTCGTTGATATCTTAATCAAAAAAGCTACGAAAACCGAACTCAAAGTTCTTCCCTTAAAGATTAAAGATTCTTAAAAGCCACTTCTAAAGTTTCACCGTATCGACCCACCACACACAGATAGTTGCCCAAGTTCCCATAGTTAGGTTCCAATTACCCAAATCCAATATCCGAGAACACAAAACAAATCGAGCCGAAAAACCTTTCTAATCGGAAGGCCCTTTTTTCGGGAGTATCCCAGCAGCGGGCAGTCCCCGATCGCTTGGCTAACAATTCATCAGGCTGTGTGAGTGATCCATCAAGTTGGCACATTAGGCAACTAAACGATTTAGTGCTCCCTTCCAAGGGGGCGAAAGACAAAGGGCCCAGAAAGGTAGCCGCAGATACATTTCGCAGCTCCAACTGAGTCGAGGTGGTGGTGTCTCTGCTCCCGCATCCAGAGTGCCGGTGGAGCACCATTAATCACACAACACGAGCCGCTCCAGGATCTCCGGGGGCAGTGGATGGGGCAGGGACAGGGGCATCGAGAAGGGGAACAAATTGCAGCAAGTTGAGCGAATCCTAACCGATAATTATGACATTGCAGGAGTCATGGCGTGTTGGCAAATGATGATGTATATGAGAATGCTCCTCCGCCCTTCGGTGGTGTTAAATCCATGGCGGCTAATCAAGTCATCTTCTGGTCAGATGGCGCgtcttttgttttggccacAGACGATTTATCTTAAGCATGTGTGAAAGTTGTGTCAGATTTATGAGCCGCCTCCCCCCGTTGCGACCCCGCCCCCCTTTGACCCCCTGCCGCTGCGGGGCAACGACAAATGGGCCGCCTTAATGGGCGTTTAACCGCAGCCACTGCAACTGTCCAGCATCGACTAATTAACGATGCCGACGCCGATTCCGATGCTTTGATGTCTTCATGTGGCAAGGCGCAAAATTGCCATGAAACTGTGAAGTGAATGTCAGACGGGGAGAGGCCTAGAGAACCTCTCAAATTCTATCAGCCTTTCGATCGGTTACggcttttatttaaagttaaatatttatttactgatAAGGAGTtagttcaaaaaaatattcaaccGTTTTGATTGCTCTAAAATCAATggtaaaagtaggatttcggtttttctaagaaatgaaatgaaaaaagtCCAGGCGCAAGACATTAGACGAAGatgaatataataaaaatgttgatattattattatacaaaaattgtattttatatttatattttgcatcTAAATCTATTCAACCCAAACGGAGATATTAATACAAATGCTGTTCTAAGACATATCTTTTCCTTTACTACTTCTGTTTCCtaacttaaataaatgtttaacgCTATAGTTTGTTTCATTAGAAACAATTAAGTTAAAGACGAATATTTCTTctttattctttaaaaatattttcatagaaCACGGTAAAGAGTTAAATCAgggcaaaaatgtaaaaagtaTCCTAAGAATTATCAttataatttttgcaaaatgacTAATCATTCCCTGTCTTTTCTCCTTTCCAGTATCCAGCACAGCCAGAACAACTCGGGAATGGGCTGCCGCCGACGGGCGGACGGAGCTGCCTCGCCGACGCCGTCGGACAGTTCGGACTCGGACATCTCGCTGGGCACCCACTCGCCGGTGCCCAGCAgtctgcagctgcagcacaGCCCCGGGAGCACCTCCAACGGGGCCAACGACCGCGAGGAGAGCCTGAGCGTGGACGACGACAAGCCGCGGGATCTGAGCGGATCGCTACCGCTGCCCCTCTCCCTGCCCCTGCCGCTGGCCTCGCCCACCCACACGCCGCCCCAACTGCCGGCGGGCTATGCGGGCGGACACGGCGGAGGACCGCTCACGGCTCCCGGCTGCCTACCGCCCTTCAAATTGGACGCAGCCTCCAGCCTGTTCAGCGCCGGCTGTTACCTGCAGAGCTTCAGCAACCTGAAGGAGATGTCCCAGCAGTTCCCCATCCAGCCGATCGTCCTGCGTCCGCATCCGCAGTTGCCGCAGCCACTGGCCTTGAACGGGGGCTCCGGCGGACCACCGCTGCATCATCCAGCCTACGCGGCTGCCTACAGTGTGGAGTGCGTTCCTGGTCACGGGCCACCTCATCCGCCTCCAAAGCTGAGGATCAACTCTCCGGAGAAGCTCAACTCCACGGCTGTGGCGGCGGCTGCatccggcggaggaggaggagggggaggaggagcaggaaatGGAAACCATCACCATGAGCCAACCGCAACCACGGGCTACCATCACAGTGGCCAGCTGCTGCTCCATCGACCCTTCTCCACGTCGCCGGAACTCAAGCACAGTGCTCCCGAGATCACATGATATCAGCGGGTCTAAAGGTGTCCCATAACCTATAAGCCCACCCAAACCATCCCCATCCTCACCAGAACCGAAGCACTAAGGCCCAGCTATTCAGATTGTTTCAATTGTATCTCTAAGTTAGCCCGTAGTTAAGCAGAGTTCGAGCAATAATCGATCCGGAACTGTTTCCTATATCATGACCCATAATTACCTATACCAATACCTATACCTATACCTATACCGttatccagcagcagcaaatcgCAAGCGTCGCACACTCACTCTTCAAAGATAGCCATTTAAGCCGGATGGAAATTGAGATACAGATTTAGCGGTAATTCAGCTGGCGGGATCCCCCGAAAACTGAACTCGAATTCGAAACGTTTTCATTCtaattttgtgtgtgtgtacgtATTTGTAAATAGAGTTTAAGTATGCAAATCATAGAGCTTACGTATACATTTAGATTGCAATAAAAACCGAATGAACAGTTAAGAATTTGAATCATTACACAAAATTGCGTTGTTTGTTTGCGATCTAATATGGGTATTGGATCTGATGGGACGACTTTTGGGAATGTGAAACCAGGTTTGAAAATGAGGTCAATTAAGCTGGCTGAAACGTAGACTGGAGGAGAATTTTGTACATGTTTGCAATGAACTTGAACAACGTCAATAGAGAAtgttgaaaagttaaaatttcactggcattttttctagactTAAACCTAAAgcgtttaataatttttagacTCGTACGTTTTCAATAGGTTTTCTAAAATACATTCCCAGAAGTTCGTATCAAGACAGAGTAGAAATAtcgttttgtttaaaaatgctttgaaaatatatagatatgttttatgcatgtaaaaataaaaggtatCTTGGGAAATTCATaatatttttgccaaaaaaatttaaaatacatacggttttagaaaaatattatagttcttaaagtaattaaaagttGTATAAATAAGGGATATCCTTCAAATTTCCAAAGATCCTTTACTTTATTGACTATCATGTGCATCTTTCCTTGGACAAATACAGACTCCTAGATAAATAAACTGAAAAACTCCAGGAGGATAGGGAAATTTCCCTTTCTTCATCCTGATATTCCCAACTATTCATCTGCTGCTAATGTTGCTATTGTATTCCCCGATGTCTGTtgatattttgaaataaaatatcaatttcTGTGTAAGCATCAACAAGAGTCGGAGTCGGGCGAAAGCCAAGTCAAGTCCAAAGGGAAAGAACAACATCCACGATCGGTGGCAGTGGCAGCCTCTTACTCTCCAGCCAGCTAAACTGAACTGGGAACTGAGAACTGAGAACCGAGATCGGAGATCCGAGAACCGGGCTGATGGCGTCGGCGTATGGCGCCAGCGATGACATGTCCGGCCTTGCCATGTCCTACTTGAGTGGTTTACTTAGCTGCCTTATGAAAATATCCAATGCTGTGGGCAAACACACGAatgcatccacatccacatccaccgcCAAGCGGCCCATAACCGAAACAACAACCTCTCACCAAAAAAGCAGGGAGATGAAAAACTGACGCGTCACTGTCACTCACACAAATGCACCACATCATCGTCATTATGGGCTCAAAAGTCTCCGATCTTCCCTGGGAACAGACTgcgtttatatatatatcgaaTATAGAATGGTTCCAGCCACACAGAGAATAAATTTGGACATTCAAGAGCAGGCAGcagatattttaacaacattttggACAACCGATTAAGATGGATTACCACTTTCATATTTTACATAGGGGATACTTATTTAGCTAATATTTaaagtcaaataaatatacaaacatttgcattttcaatcaaacttaaaattaagacttggcttaAGGCATCTTTCTTTTAAATTCTGCAATATATGTAGATCCAATTTCTTATcactataatattttaatgtggTGCTTACATATATCCTTAAATTACATCAAAAACCATGCGAAAATATACCTGATCCATTTTATGATCATCCATAAACCAGTGAAGTATTAGTGCTATTTCTTCTACCGACTTGAGGAGtatatttctctcagtgcctaTATAGGCGATCTAATCTGGTGCCAGCTAGCGCCACAGACTCACTTGCCCAGATTGATGGGCCAAACGTGGATGGATGACTGACTGACTAGTTGGATATAAGTGCTtcctttttccaacaaattttcgGCTCAAATTACAAGGTGAGACTGGGGGCCCAAGGTACTGGTAGTACCCAAATGCGGAGTGAGAAGTGCGAGGTAGAGGGGGAGCGACCACGAGCATGTGCAAGTTGTCAGGCCATCCGACAGTCAGCGAAAGAAACACTTGAAAGCGCAATTATCAGTAGCTGGGCACCGGGCGCATTAAGTATACGCCGCATTGTCAGTTAATTTTCACTGCAGGCATTTTCGGCCATttcatgttttattttaagccccgccgagtcgagtcgagtcgTGTCGCCTCATCACCGTCATCATTATGCATGATGTGACACTTTTGACCCTGTTTCCTGCAACCCTTCAATTTTCGGCGACGTCTGGAGTTGGTATGTGGATTTGGCATCGGTGTTGGCCTGGGCACTGGAATCAATAGGCGCTAGACGAACGCCATATGTCTCCAATTAGCTGGGCCTACCAAGTAATTGATTTTACACTTGGCCAAGCGGGGGAATGCGTCATTCGAGGGCCATTTACCAATTACAGGAGCCCAAATGCATcattgactgactgactgattgACGGATTGACTGTCGTTTGGCCATAGCTCCTGTTGTTGTTTCATCAAATTAATGCGTTGTCGCCAAAATTCGACCGTCGAGGGTTGCTGCTCGTAATTATTAACGCCATGGAGCAGTCAAACAACCTCGGACTGTTGTGGTtgcatttacatattttacaagACGACTCAATTAGGTTAACCGCAAATAAAAAGCCTCGGTGCAAAGGTTTACatatttcaaattgaatttatgcaCCCTCCGGCTGAGTTTGTTCCTCAGTCTATCTATTCCTCGTTCATTTTTTGTCAATTTGTCCGGATGAGTCCCCTGCCTCATCTCGTTCCATGGGTCGTCTCGCCCGGCAATTGCCATCCTACAACTCCCCCGAACAAAGAACGCGCACAGTGGAGTGCCAACTCATTGTGGGTACACAAAATATTTGGACATACGACGGGGTATGTTTGCTTTTCGAGTAAAAGTTTACTTGACAaggttattagtttaaatggttttgcataaattataaaatagttAAGAATCTTGTaattttacaagtttttagaaaaattaatgcGAGCCCAagtgtaaataaaatacaaataaatataatcaactgaaaacaataaaaagaaatacggAACACAAGCTATGAAAGAATGAAAATTGTTTGGGATTTAATCCTTTGGGttatgtaaattaaaatattaaaagaagatattacaattgtttttttaaaataaaagttgtttatcgagggctttttagaaaatgtttagttTTAGAGATAGAAGTATTTAAtgatttataaacatttatcaTCCAGGAATTCCAATGACATCCGGTACCACTGTAGCTAAAGCTTATTGACAAAGGGACCACAAACACATACAGACAGCCAGCGTTTACcacaatataaaacatttaacgtGCACATCTTTAAATCTTTTGACTGACATTTGCTCACTTTTTCAAGGGGGGTTGAAAAGGAACGGGGATTGGGGGGGTGGACACGACGAACCCCATCATTAAGTGCGTAAATGTACTGTAAATAGACAAACGCgctttgaataaaatttagcCAAAAGAGTTGCATTGTTGCCAGACTTTTGAGTGGGTGGAGATGGTACAAAATGGGTGGAGCGGTGGGTGGATGGAGTGGTTGCCGGCTGCCGGGTTAGCAATGCAAATTCCCTGAACAAACAGCAGCCGAAACCGAGAAAAGCCCATCTGCGCCCATCTGCTCAGACAATTGTGAACAGTCAACAAGGcaaatcaataaatttaactttattatgataatttgTCAGAGGAAAAggtacacaaaaaataaaaatataaaaataatagaaagaaAAACTAAGCGATGATATTTTTACTGatgaagaaaaatattattaagatataaaatatttagcttaaattatttttcaataaagATTTATTTCGATTACACTATATATTACTAGTTTACTAGACAGCTTGAtcttaaaattgcaaataaaatatatcatatcattttgTACTATATACCTTAGTTTAACGATATTTATTCCGAATCAATCATCATTTAAGATgtgttttctctgtgtagctGGTGAGTGCTAAAGGGTATTGGCTGGTGGTTGTGCATAAACTTTGTCAAAATATTTGCAGCATTAAATGAGCAAGACAAACACTTCACACATGCTCAGAGCTTAACCCTTTTCATTGTGAGGGAGATTTGCCTTGCAACTAGTGTATTTATCTCTGCCGCCTTCCCAAAACCGCCGGGGGCGTGGCTTTGGGGCAACTGAAGACTCTTCACAGCTTCATTAATGAAATCCACTGCCTTCGGTTACTGAATAACTTGACACTCGCACTAATTGTCGCCCAGGAGTCCCAATGAAAGGTGAGTCGCTGTCTCAGTCGCTTTCCCTTTTGTCCTCTAATGAGATTTGCCCTGCATAAAGCCATcgatatatacacacatatacataCCTTTATATACTAGGTCCCTGGATGAGGGAGTCAGATTCGTATTCGTATTTGGAATCGAATTCAGAATCGTGTTCCTGCGAAAGGTGCACCTCGGACAAAAGGAGGCGTCGATGCGTAATTCATAAGAGCATTGAAAAGGCATCAGCATCAGCTACAGTAACAAAGTACCCGAAGTACCCGGGTCTCTATCGCGATGATGTCTTCATCCTGGGCCTGGGCCAATGGGCGTGGCCATATTGTGGTTGTGTCTCGGTGCTAAAGAGCCTCGCCTCCACTGCGGTCTGGAGTTCCATTCCCAGTCCCAGTccctcggattcggattcggctTCGAGTTCGGATTAACAAAAGCACTCAGCCaactgattctgattctgaaaACATTTCCGCTGgcattgttattgtttccctaGCCCACAGACCGCATGGATTTGGAGATTTGGAAACGGATTAGAGAAGCGGGGAACGCATTAAATGCTCTGCCCATGATATTCATGAGCCCAGGGACGGCTGCAGATTTTCCGGGCGATTATTGGAACTCCGTGTAAACGGTTTTCGTCCAGATAGCATCGCTAGAATGATGACAGTAAAATGTGCTCAATTTTAAGTTGGATGCTGTTTCCCTGAAGTGATGACTTGGTTGGAAGGATGGGAATAGGAATAAGATTAGGTCTAGAGCCTACAAAATTGTAATCTCTTttgaacttattttaaattattttatggaaagcaaatctttaaaattatatttctaaaatataaaaacgctCATTTAAAGATCTTTAAAATGACTTTTAAGTGGAAAATTGTCTTTATTTTCCAATCGGAAGCACCTCAATGCTTGCTGCAATTGGAGAACTTAATTTGAAGTGCATTAACTTAATCGGCCAATGGCTGCCTTCGTTTGAGCTAATTAAACTGAATTGCTATTCCAATTTTCCACTTGCATTCAGAGATTCACCCTGGGACCATCATCATCTCATCAGAGGCAGCTGGAAAATTGGGGCTGACTGGCCAAGTGAGCTTTTCCATTGAAATCATCTCGGCTGGCTAACAATGCATTGTGCGGAGATTGAAAAATCGTATTGAATTACTGAAACAAAAGTGAAACAGGCAAACCTGGCAGATCTGCCAGA from Drosophila takahashii strain IR98-3 E-12201 chromosome 2R, DtakHiC1v2, whole genome shotgun sequence encodes:
- the Optix gene encoding protein Optix, producing the protein MAVGPTEGKQPPSESFSPTHHQIIAPSPILAVPTLAFSAAQVEIVCKTLEDSGDIERLARFLWSLPVALPNMHEILNCEAVLRARAVVAYHVGNFRELYAIIENHKFTKASYGKLQAMWLEAHYIEAEKLRGRSLGPVDKYRVRKKFPLPPTIWDGEQKTHCFKERTRSLLREWYLQDPYPNPTKKRELAKATGLNPTQVGNWFKNRRQRDRAAAAKNRIQHSQNNSGMGCRRRADGAASPTPSDSSDSDISLGTHSPVPSSLQLQHSPGSTSNGANDREESLSVDDDKPRDLSGSLPLPLSLPLPLASPTHTPPQLPAGYAGGHGGGPLTAPGCLPPFKLDAASSLFSAGCYLQSFSNLKEMSQQFPIQPIVLRPHPQLPQPLALNGGSGGPPLHHPAYAAAYSVECVPGHGPPHPPPKLRINSPEKLNSTAVAAAASGGGGGGGGGAGNGNHHHEPTATTGYHHSGQLLLHRPFSTSPELKHSAPEIT